The Urbifossiella limnaea genome has a window encoding:
- a CDS encoding PVC-type heme-binding CxxCH protein: protein MRALPPLIAALLAGFVVNGGSRGADLPPLKLLFLGDSAGHQPAARFEQLRPVFAARNISVTYTDKLDDLNAAKLNQFDGLMVYANHTKIAPEQEKALLDYVASGKGFIPVHCASFCFLNSPAYIDLVGAQFRSHTTGTFRTTAVAPDHPILKGYRSFTSWDETYVHHKHNEKDRTLLEVRDEAGVKEPWTWTRTHGKGRVFYTAWGHDQRTWGNPGFQNLLERGVRWACNQDPALAGTFFDRPDMTTQAKGLAPFEYVPAKVPFYPGGKKGGGAKGDPGGRMQKPLPAAESVKHYVTPVGFEVRPFVTETKLGGKPLAMAWDEKGRLWVSVSLDYPNELKPAGQGRDRIVICTDTTGDGECDTVTTFADKLSIVTSLLPYAGGVIAHQAPVTLFLKDTDGDGTADVRQELLRGWSTGDTHAGPSNLRYGFDNWVYGAIGYAGFNGEVNGERLNFRQGFYRFKVEADAGALKVAKLEFLRSTNNNTWGLNFDEAGELFGSTANGCPLVHMPIPNRYTEKVRGLSAGPLPNIAADNHMEPITDKVRQVDWHGGFTAASHVALYTARTYPREYWNRTAFVSEPTGHLTAAFTLRPNGATFAATYGWNILASDDEWAAPIDAQVGPDGNMWVNDWYNFIVQHNPTPAGFKNGPGNAYETELRDKTHGRIYRVVHNGKADVGPKLAGASPLELVEALKNPNLGWRLHAQRLLVERGQRDVEPALLKLVQDKSVDETGLNAGAVHAIWTVSGLRGPRAVPEGLTEFVQAAVTHPSAAVRRAGYLGLVAKLTEHADGLIPATAPRSPFADADVPVRVAALLATADLTDAANLSRVLASHLSDPAFLEPVGLADATAAAGVAHPLHFLTAVAATPKERTLPPASAKVVELVARTFATNPKAPPAKGIGPAPVGAPTGGTAAQPAAGPSPVEQLLRSLGTNPKADDAILAGLAAGWPAGKALTLTPDGDKAVGDLLGKLAPSARGKLLRFAAAGGVKGLDAQIAGVVAGFLATAADAKAADADRIDAAKAAMDFRPDDNDAAAKLLSAITPQTPPAVAAGIFEALSSSRSKAVGPAVVGRLRELPTTARPAALRLVLGRPDSAAAFLDAVEKGQLRFDLLALDQKTALANNADKAVAARAQKLLALGGGLPSPDRQKVIDELHHVISKAGDVAKGKTVFTAQCAKCHKYAGEGTQVGPDLTGMSVHPKEELLIHILDPSRSVEGNYKAYRVVTLDGRSLTGLLAGETKTSVEVVDAEGKRHPLSRDDIETLAETDKSLMPEGFEKQINPTELTDLLEFLTQKGKYVPVPLDRVATVVTTKGMFFEDAGTAERLVFPDWKAKTFNGVPFLLLDPQGDKTKNAVMLYGPNGKRAPDMPRSVSLPYAGKAKALHLLSGIGGWNFPAIPKGSVSMTVRLRYEDGKTEDHDLVNGVHFADYIRRVDVPGSQFAFGMRGGQQVRYLAVTPRRPDVVIRAIEFVKGPDASAPVVMAVTVESP, encoded by the coding sequence ATGCGTGCTCTCCCGCCGCTGATCGCCGCCCTGCTCGCCGGGTTCGTCGTGAACGGCGGCAGCCGCGGCGCCGACCTGCCGCCGCTGAAGCTGTTGTTCCTTGGCGACTCCGCCGGGCACCAACCCGCCGCGCGCTTCGAGCAACTTCGCCCGGTGTTCGCCGCCCGCAACATCAGCGTCACCTACACCGACAAGCTGGACGACCTGAACGCCGCGAAGCTGAACCAGTTCGACGGCCTCATGGTGTACGCCAACCACACCAAGATCGCGCCCGAGCAGGAGAAGGCGCTGCTGGACTACGTCGCGTCCGGGAAGGGGTTCATCCCCGTCCATTGCGCCAGCTTCTGCTTCCTGAACTCGCCGGCGTACATCGACCTGGTCGGCGCCCAGTTCCGCAGCCACACCACGGGCACGTTCCGCACCACGGCCGTCGCCCCCGATCACCCGATTCTCAAGGGCTACCGCTCGTTCACGAGCTGGGACGAGACCTACGTCCACCACAAGCACAACGAAAAGGACCGCACGCTCCTCGAAGTCCGCGACGAAGCGGGCGTGAAGGAGCCGTGGACGTGGACGCGCACCCACGGCAAGGGCCGCGTCTTCTACACCGCGTGGGGCCACGACCAGCGCACCTGGGGCAACCCCGGCTTCCAGAACCTCCTGGAGCGCGGCGTCCGGTGGGCGTGCAACCAGGACCCGGCGCTCGCGGGGACCTTCTTCGACCGCCCGGACATGACGACGCAGGCGAAGGGGCTGGCGCCGTTCGAGTACGTCCCGGCGAAGGTGCCGTTCTACCCCGGGGGCAAGAAGGGCGGGGGCGCCAAGGGCGACCCGGGCGGCCGGATGCAGAAGCCCCTGCCGGCGGCCGAGAGCGTGAAGCACTACGTCACCCCGGTCGGGTTCGAGGTGCGGCCGTTCGTCACCGAGACGAAGCTGGGCGGCAAGCCGCTGGCGATGGCCTGGGACGAGAAGGGCCGGCTGTGGGTATCCGTGTCGCTCGACTACCCGAACGAGCTGAAGCCCGCCGGCCAGGGCCGCGACCGCATCGTGATCTGCACCGACACGACCGGCGACGGCGAGTGCGACACCGTCACCACCTTCGCCGACAAGCTCAGCATCGTGACCAGCCTTCTGCCGTACGCCGGCGGCGTGATCGCCCACCAGGCGCCGGTGACGCTGTTCCTGAAGGACACGGACGGCGACGGTACCGCCGACGTGCGGCAGGAGCTCCTCCGCGGCTGGTCCACCGGCGACACCCACGCCGGCCCGAGTAACCTCCGCTACGGGTTCGACAACTGGGTGTACGGGGCGATCGGCTACGCCGGGTTCAACGGCGAGGTGAACGGCGAGCGGCTGAACTTCCGCCAGGGCTTCTACCGCTTCAAGGTCGAGGCCGATGCGGGCGCCTTGAAGGTGGCGAAGCTGGAATTCCTCCGCAGCACGAACAACAACACCTGGGGGCTGAACTTCGACGAGGCCGGCGAACTGTTCGGCAGCACGGCCAACGGCTGCCCGCTGGTGCACATGCCGATCCCGAATCGGTACACGGAAAAGGTCCGCGGGTTGAGCGCCGGGCCGCTGCCGAACATCGCCGCCGACAACCACATGGAGCCGATCACCGACAAGGTGCGCCAGGTGGACTGGCACGGCGGGTTCACCGCGGCGTCGCACGTCGCCCTGTACACGGCCCGCACCTACCCGCGCGAGTACTGGAACCGAACGGCGTTCGTGAGCGAGCCGACCGGGCACCTGACGGCGGCCTTCACCCTTCGCCCGAACGGGGCCACGTTCGCCGCCACCTACGGCTGGAACATCCTGGCTAGCGACGACGAGTGGGCCGCCCCGATCGACGCCCAGGTAGGGCCGGACGGGAACATGTGGGTGAACGACTGGTACAACTTCATCGTCCAACACAACCCGACACCAGCAGGGTTCAAGAACGGGCCGGGCAACGCTTATGAGACCGAGTTGCGCGACAAGACGCACGGCCGCATCTACCGCGTCGTCCATAACGGCAAGGCCGACGTCGGCCCGAAGTTGGCCGGGGCGTCGCCTCTGGAGTTGGTCGAGGCGCTGAAGAACCCGAACCTCGGCTGGCGCCTCCACGCCCAGCGGTTGCTCGTCGAGCGCGGCCAGCGCGACGTCGAGCCGGCGCTTCTGAAGCTGGTGCAGGACAAGTCCGTGGACGAAACCGGCCTGAATGCCGGCGCCGTTCATGCGATCTGGACCGTGTCCGGGCTCCGCGGCCCGCGGGCGGTGCCTGAGGGGCTGACGGAATTCGTACAGGCCGCGGTCACACACCCGTCCGCGGCCGTGCGCCGGGCCGGGTACCTCGGCCTGGTGGCGAAGTTGACCGAGCACGCCGACGGGCTGATCCCCGCGACGGCCCCGCGGTCGCCGTTCGCCGACGCGGACGTGCCCGTCCGCGTCGCGGCCCTCCTCGCCACCGCCGACCTGACCGACGCCGCGAACCTGAGCCGGGTGCTCGCTTCGCACCTGAGCGACCCAGCCTTCCTCGAACCGGTCGGCCTCGCCGACGCGACCGCCGCCGCCGGCGTGGCGCATCCGTTACACTTCCTGACGGCCGTGGCCGCGACCCCGAAGGAGCGAACGCTGCCGCCGGCGTCCGCGAAGGTGGTCGAGTTGGTGGCGCGGACGTTTGCCACGAACCCGAAGGCGCCGCCGGCCAAGGGCATCGGTCCGGCGCCGGTCGGAGCCCCGACCGGCGGTACGGCGGCCCAGCCGGCCGCGGGGCCGTCGCCCGTCGAGCAACTGTTGCGGAGCCTCGGCACGAACCCGAAGGCGGACGATGCCATCCTCGCCGGCCTCGCCGCCGGGTGGCCCGCCGGGAAGGCGCTGACTCTGACCCCGGACGGCGATAAGGCGGTCGGCGACCTCCTCGGCAAGCTCGCCCCCTCCGCCCGCGGCAAGCTCCTACGGTTCGCGGCGGCGGGCGGCGTAAAGGGGCTCGACGCCCAGATCGCGGGGGTTGTTGCCGGCTTCCTCGCCACCGCCGCCGATGCCAAGGCGGCCGACGCCGACCGCATCGACGCCGCGAAGGCGGCGATGGACTTCCGCCCCGACGACAACGACGCCGCGGCAAAGCTGCTGTCCGCGATCACGCCGCAGACGCCGCCGGCGGTCGCGGCCGGCATCTTCGAAGCGCTGAGTTCGTCGCGGTCGAAGGCGGTCGGCCCAGCGGTCGTCGGCCGGCTCCGCGAACTGCCCACGACGGCCCGCCCCGCCGCGCTGCGGCTGGTGCTCGGCCGCCCCGACTCGGCCGCGGCCTTCCTCGACGCCGTCGAGAAGGGGCAGCTTCGGTTCGACCTCCTCGCCCTCGACCAGAAGACGGCGCTGGCGAACAACGCCGACAAGGCCGTCGCCGCGCGGGCGCAGAAACTCCTCGCCCTCGGCGGCGGACTGCCGAGCCCGGACCGGCAGAAGGTAATCGACGAGTTGCACCACGTCATCTCCAAGGCGGGCGACGTGGCGAAGGGGAAGACGGTGTTCACGGCCCAGTGTGCGAAGTGCCACAAGTACGCCGGCGAGGGGACGCAGGTCGGCCCCGACCTGACCGGCATGTCGGTTCACCCGAAGGAAGAGCTGCTGATCCACATCCTCGACCCGTCGCGGAGCGTGGAGGGGAACTACAAGGCGTACCGCGTCGTGACCCTGGACGGCCGCTCGCTCACGGGGCTTCTCGCGGGCGAGACGAAGACGTCGGTGGAGGTCGTGGACGCCGAGGGGAAGCGGCACCCACTTTCTCGCGACGACATCGAGACGCTCGCCGAGACCGACAAGTCGCTGATGCCGGAGGGGTTCGAGAAGCAGATCAACCCGACCGAGCTGACGGACCTGCTCGAGTTCCTGACGCAGAAGGGGAAGTACGTCCCCGTGCCGCTCGACCGCGTGGCCACGGTCGTGACGACGAAGGGGATGTTCTTCGAGGACGCGGGCACGGCCGAGCGGTTGGTCTTCCCCGACTGGAAGGCGAAGACGTTCAACGGCGTGCCGTTCCTGCTGTTGGACCCGCAGGGGGACAAGACGAAGAATGCGGTGATGCTGTACGGCCCGAACGGCAAGCGCGCCCCGGACATGCCCAGGAGCGTGTCGCTCCCCTACGCCGGGAAGGCGAAGGCGCTCCACCTGCTCAGCGGGATCGGCGGCTGGAACTTCCCGGCGATCCCGAAGGGGTCGGTGAGCATGACGGTCCGCCTCCGCTACGAGGACGGCAAGACGGAGGACCACGACCTCGTCAACGGCGTCCACTTCGCCGACTACATCCGGCGGGTGGACGTGCCGGGGTCGCAGTTCGCGTTCGGGATGCGCGGCGGACAGCAGGTGCGCTACCTGGCCGTGACGCCGCGGCGGCCCGATGTGGTGATTCGAGCGATCGAGTTCGTGAAGGGGCCGGACGCGAGCGCGCCCGTCGTCATGGCCGTGACCGTGGAATCGCCTTGA
- a CDS encoding ROK family transcriptional regulator — translation MAPSGTLPTITTIRPSQVGRLNERQVLRVLQDRGPLSRADVARECGLSPPTVSKAVASLLKVGLLEEADAPETARGRPAPRLRLASATAQVLGVTIDGGHCEVVSAGLDGELHADLVTVPTPTSYTKLLDALEAAARELIARPGVRTLGLGVSLPGLVDYRKGCGVLSPNLPITNGHAPAADLADRLGIECSLLQESHALCLAEREYGLARGHDDFAMLDVGTGVGLGVMSGGRLVTGHSGLAGEVGHLTAVADGGRVCGCGNRGCLETVASDRALALRASEKLGRDVDVDEVMDLLRAGTVDLADELRAAVKYLAVGVAAVLNLFNPATLFIHTRLFETDPDLFDEVVRQAAARALPPAFADCRIVPAKGSKRQGAVAGIVRRLTDAVAQDN, via the coding sequence ATGGCACCCTCCGGCACCCTGCCCACGATCACAACCATCCGACCGTCGCAGGTTGGGCGGCTCAACGAGCGGCAGGTCCTGCGCGTACTCCAGGACCGCGGGCCGCTCTCACGCGCCGACGTGGCGCGCGAGTGTGGCCTGAGCCCGCCGACGGTGTCGAAGGCGGTCGCGTCACTGTTGAAGGTGGGGTTGTTGGAAGAGGCCGACGCACCGGAGACAGCCCGCGGCCGACCCGCGCCTCGGCTCCGGCTGGCGAGCGCGACGGCCCAGGTGCTCGGCGTGACGATCGACGGCGGGCACTGCGAGGTGGTGTCGGCCGGGCTCGACGGCGAGTTACACGCCGACCTGGTCACCGTTCCGACGCCGACGAGCTACACGAAGCTCCTGGACGCGCTTGAGGCCGCCGCTCGCGAGCTGATCGCCCGGCCGGGCGTGCGAACGCTCGGACTCGGGGTGAGCCTTCCGGGGCTGGTTGACTATCGTAAAGGGTGCGGTGTGCTGTCGCCGAACCTGCCGATCACAAACGGCCACGCCCCCGCCGCAGACCTGGCCGACCGACTCGGCATTGAGTGTTCTCTGCTGCAAGAGTCGCACGCCCTCTGCCTCGCGGAGCGCGAGTACGGCCTGGCCCGAGGGCACGACGACTTCGCCATGCTCGACGTGGGCACCGGGGTCGGCCTCGGCGTGATGAGCGGCGGCCGGCTGGTCACGGGGCACTCCGGGCTGGCCGGCGAGGTCGGGCACTTGACCGCGGTCGCGGACGGCGGCCGGGTGTGCGGCTGCGGCAACCGCGGCTGCCTCGAAACCGTGGCCAGCGACCGGGCACTCGCCCTGCGTGCCTCGGAGAAACTCGGCCGCGACGTGGACGTGGACGAGGTGATGGACCTATTGCGGGCCGGGACCGTTGACCTGGCCGACGAACTGCGGGCGGCGGTGAAGTACCTGGCGGTAGGCGTGGCGGCGGTGCTGAACCTGTTCAACCCGGCCACGCTGTTCATCCACACCCGCCTGTTCGAGACCGACCCCGACCTGTTCGACGAGGTGGTACGGCAGGCGGCCGCCCGCGCCCTGCCGCCGGCGTTCGCCGACTGCCGCATCGTCCCCGCGAAGGGGAGCAAGCGGCAGGGCGCGGTCGCCGGCATCGTCCGCCGCCTGACCGACGCCGTGGCACAAGACAACTAA
- a CDS encoding sulfotransferase family protein, whose product MSPAGPGPKRDPWSPRMWEGSDYPAYLRLLARNHFAVHPPQLYIAAIASVVTLANMVGRWFTTGLHGDAVRRTQLVGPPVFVIGHWRTGTTLLHELLCLDPRFASPTYLQCFAPNHFLLSERLLKGPLKFMVPDKRPMDNMAAGWDRPQEDEFALCLLGLPSPYADIAFPNRPAVFPGSLDLSGLTPAQLAGWKRGFRRFLQTVTYRDPRRLVLKSPPHTARVRVLLDMFPDARFVHIVRDPYVVFPSTVNLWTSLGRKHGLQTPNDPTRIREKVFAEFRTVYDRLEEAKPLIPAGQFHEVRYEELVKDTPGQMRRVFDALELGGFADYEPRLREYQAATKGYEANKYTLSDADRAEVTARWGDVIRRYGYSAR is encoded by the coding sequence ATGAGCCCGGCCGGCCCCGGCCCGAAGCGCGACCCGTGGTCGCCGCGGATGTGGGAGGGGTCCGACTACCCCGCGTACCTGCGGCTCCTGGCCCGCAACCACTTCGCCGTCCACCCCCCGCAGTTGTACATCGCCGCCATCGCGTCGGTCGTCACGCTCGCCAACATGGTGGGTCGGTGGTTCACGACCGGCCTCCACGGCGACGCGGTGCGGCGCACGCAACTCGTCGGCCCGCCGGTGTTCGTGATCGGCCACTGGCGCACGGGTACGACGCTGCTGCACGAGTTGCTGTGCCTCGACCCGCGGTTCGCCAGCCCGACCTACCTGCAGTGCTTCGCGCCGAACCACTTCCTCCTGTCGGAGCGGCTGCTCAAGGGGCCGCTGAAGTTCATGGTGCCGGACAAGCGGCCGATGGACAACATGGCCGCCGGCTGGGACCGCCCGCAGGAAGACGAGTTCGCCCTGTGCCTGCTCGGGCTCCCCTCGCCGTACGCGGACATCGCCTTCCCCAACCGCCCGGCGGTGTTCCCCGGCTCGCTCGACCTGTCGGGGCTGACGCCGGCCCAACTCGCGGGCTGGAAGCGCGGCTTCCGCCGCTTCCTACAAACCGTGACGTACCGCGACCCGCGGCGGCTCGTGCTCAAGTCGCCGCCGCACACCGCGCGCGTGAGGGTGCTACTGGACATGTTTCCGGACGCGCGGTTCGTCCACATCGTCCGCGACCCGTACGTGGTGTTCCCGTCCACGGTGAACCTGTGGACCTCGCTCGGCCGCAAGCACGGGCTCCAGACGCCGAACGACCCGACCCGCATCCGCGAGAAGGTGTTCGCCGAGTTTCGCACGGTCTACGACCGGCTCGAAGAGGCGAAGCCGCTCATCCCGGCGGGTCAGTTCCACGAAGTGCGGTACGAGGAGTTGGTGAAGGACACGCCGGGCCAAATGCGGCGCGTGTTCGACGCGCTGGAGTTGGGCGGGTTCGCCGACTACGAGCCGCGGCTGCGCGAGTACCAGGCGGCGACGAAGGGGTACGAGGCGAACAAGTATACGCTGTCGGACGCGGACCGCGCCGAGGTGACGGCCCGGTGGGGCGACGTGATCCGGCGGTACGGCTACAGTGCGAGGTGA
- a CDS encoding DUF4112 domain-containing protein → MPTTLPRPELITDLDPKAALPAVRALANIMDRAVTIPGTRVSFGLDALLGLIPGVGDTVSSLVGSYIILVAHRLGAPTSVLMRMGLNQLIDALVGIVPFAGDLLDLGFKANVKNARLLEQTLEDPHRARRGSTWVVVGLLLVVFAIGAGTALLGYWLLSKLFS, encoded by the coding sequence ATGCCGACCACACTGCCACGCCCCGAGCTGATTACCGACCTGGACCCCAAGGCCGCCCTGCCGGCCGTGCGGGCACTGGCGAACATCATGGACCGGGCGGTCACGATTCCCGGCACGCGCGTCTCGTTCGGCCTCGACGCGCTGCTGGGGCTCATCCCCGGAGTCGGCGACACGGTGAGCTCGCTGGTCGGCAGCTATATCATCCTCGTCGCCCACCGCCTCGGGGCGCCGACGAGCGTGCTGATGCGGATGGGGCTGAACCAGCTGATCGACGCACTCGTCGGCATCGTGCCGTTCGCCGGCGACCTGTTGGACCTCGGCTTCAAGGCGAACGTGAAGAACGCCCGGCTGCTGGAGCAGACGCTCGAAGACCCCCACCGCGCCCGCCGGGGGAGCACGTGGGTCGTGGTCGGGCTGCTGCTGGTGGTCTTCGCCATCGGCGCGGGAACGGCGCTGCTCGGGTACTGGCTACTGTCGAAGCTGTTCAGTTGA
- a CDS encoding DUF3817 domain-containing protein, with the protein MLSTPVGRLRVVAFAEGVSCLLLFFVAMPIKYVEALGNNPAPVKYVGWAHGLLFMLFGVAGLLALAARRWHWSAAAWGFVAALLPGGTFVYDAKFLKPEHDRERAEGSSARGLQ; encoded by the coding sequence TTGCTCTCGACCCCCGTCGGCCGCCTCCGCGTCGTCGCCTTCGCGGAGGGCGTGTCGTGCCTGCTCCTGTTCTTCGTGGCGATGCCGATCAAGTACGTCGAAGCGCTCGGGAATAACCCAGCGCCGGTGAAGTACGTCGGCTGGGCCCACGGGCTGCTATTCATGCTGTTCGGCGTCGCCGGCCTGCTGGCACTGGCCGCCCGCCGCTGGCACTGGAGCGCCGCGGCGTGGGGCTTCGTGGCTGCGCTCCTGCCGGGTGGCACGTTCGTGTACGACGCCAAATTCCTGAAGCCCGAACACGACCGGGAGCGGGCCGAGGGTTCTTCGGCAAGGGGTTTGCAATGA
- a CDS encoding sialidase family protein produces MFIFEKAPFKQCHASTVVEHEPGKLLAAWFAGDAEGAKNVQIWLSAFDGRAWSEPAVVGSEPGQPTWNPVLFKSAKGTLRLWYKAGPKPDTWTGYDRTSADGGRTWTEPRMLPTPMYGPVRAKPLQLADGAILAGTSVESYRNWTPYVDRSDDDGRSWTRSNPFPLPRLFGQIQPALVPTADGKSVVALMRSRTMKVCRSVSTDGGRTFSASEEIDVPNPSAGIDAVRTKAGQLVMIYNPTAVARTPISLGVSADDGKTWRKVRDLETEPGEYSYPALIETAAGELVMTYTWRRTHIKVVRVDPATLR; encoded by the coding sequence ATGTTCATCTTCGAGAAGGCGCCGTTCAAGCAGTGCCACGCCTCCACCGTCGTCGAGCACGAGCCGGGAAAGCTCCTCGCCGCGTGGTTCGCCGGCGACGCCGAAGGCGCCAAGAACGTGCAAATCTGGCTGTCCGCGTTCGACGGCCGGGCGTGGAGCGAACCCGCAGTCGTCGGCAGCGAGCCCGGCCAGCCGACGTGGAACCCGGTGCTGTTCAAGAGCGCCAAGGGCACGCTCCGCCTTTGGTACAAGGCCGGCCCGAAGCCCGACACCTGGACCGGCTACGACCGCACTTCGGCGGACGGCGGCCGCACCTGGACCGAACCGCGGATGCTGCCGACGCCGATGTACGGCCCGGTGCGGGCGAAGCCGCTCCAGCTCGCCGACGGGGCCATCCTCGCGGGCACGAGCGTCGAAAGCTACCGGAACTGGACGCCCTACGTCGACCGCTCCGACGACGACGGCCGGTCGTGGACGCGGTCGAACCCGTTCCCGCTGCCGCGGCTGTTCGGGCAGATTCAGCCGGCGCTCGTCCCCACGGCGGACGGCAAGAGCGTGGTGGCGCTGATGCGGTCGCGGACGATGAAAGTGTGCCGATCGGTGTCCACCGACGGGGGCCGAACGTTTTCGGCGTCGGAGGAAATCGACGTTCCGAACCCCAGCGCCGGGATCGACGCCGTCCGCACGAAGGCCGGCCAGTTGGTGATGATCTACAACCCGACGGCGGTCGCCCGGACGCCGATCAGCCTGGGCGTGTCCGCGGACGACGGCAAGACGTGGCGGAAGGTCCGCGACCTGGAGACGGAGCCGGGCGAGTACTCGTACCCCGCCCTGATCGAGACCGCGGCCGGCGAACTGGTGATGACCTACACGTGGCGCCGGACGCACATCAAGGTGGTTCGCGTCGATCCGGCCACACTCCGGTAA
- a CDS encoding alpha/beta fold hydrolase: protein MATVTADEFRTALARFRREARPGVVHTGRYRLGYRAWGSGPPVVFVHGMADVGRSFVMVMAGLADRFTTIEYDLPNGLTDGSALGGYTHRGYVTDLTALLDHLGFRRAAVVGSSFGSTIALAALATSPGRFSHGVLQGGFARRPLLRWQHRLAQLARFWPGYQGDWPAIHAFVMARVEAHLKANVPPEVWRFFLANHGRTPFRAAALRTLTIGATDLRPVLSGLRVPLLQLGGDRDPLVPKQYELEVTAGVPGAKRVEFAECGHYPQYTHPGPMARAIAALLGERLRASDIQDPAPPD from the coding sequence ATGGCGACCGTGACGGCCGACGAATTCCGCACCGCCCTCGCTCGCTTCCGACGCGAGGCGCGGCCGGGCGTGGTCCACACGGGTCGCTACCGCCTCGGTTACCGGGCGTGGGGGAGCGGCCCGCCGGTGGTCTTCGTTCACGGCATGGCCGACGTCGGCCGGTCCTTCGTGATGGTCATGGCCGGCCTCGCCGACCGGTTCACCACAATCGAATACGATCTGCCGAACGGCCTGACCGACGGCAGCGCCTTGGGTGGCTACACCCACCGCGGATACGTCACCGACCTGACCGCACTGCTCGACCACCTCGGCTTCCGGCGCGCCGCAGTGGTCGGCTCGTCGTTCGGTTCGACGATCGCGCTGGCGGCGCTCGCCACGTCCCCGGGGCGGTTCTCGCACGGGGTCTTGCAGGGCGGTTTCGCCCGCCGGCCGTTGTTGCGGTGGCAGCACCGCCTCGCACAACTCGCCCGCTTCTGGCCCGGCTACCAGGGTGACTGGCCGGCGATCCACGCCTTCGTGATGGCCCGCGTCGAGGCGCATCTGAAGGCGAATGTGCCACCGGAGGTTTGGCGGTTCTTCCTCGCCAACCACGGCCGCACCCCGTTCCGGGCCGCCGCGCTCCGGACCCTGACGATCGGCGCGACCGACCTCCGCCCGGTCTTGTCAGGGCTCCGGGTGCCGCTCCTGCAACTCGGCGGCGATCGCGACCCGTTGGTGCCGAAGCAGTACGAACTTGAAGTCACGGCCGGGGTGCCGGGGGCGAAGCGGGTCGAGTTCGCGGAGTGCGGGCACTACCCGCAGTACACCCACCCCGGGCCGATGGCGCGGGCAATTGCGGCGCTCCTGGGTGAGCGGCTCCGGGCTTCCGACATTCAAGATCCCGCACCCCCGGATTAA